The following are encoded in a window of Pseudomonadota bacterium genomic DNA:
- a CDS encoding MFS transporter: MNSRQKPTLSFWQIWNMSFGFLGIQFGFALQNANVSRIFQTLGASIEDLPVLWVAAPVTGLLVQPIIGFLSDRTWGRFGRRRPYFLGGAILASIALFFMPNSPTLWMAAGMLWIMDASINVSMEPFRAFVGDMLPEKQRTVGFAMQSFFIGVGAVVASAMPWILANWLDVSNSAGPGEVPDSVRLSFYFGAAVFLLAVLWTVLRTREYSPEELAAFEQAAPRSRPASRSLQAPAYYLSRALIWAIAGAALLTWIIVSGLDKQLYILAGSALGFAAVLLLTASMGRRGKTDHGVYQVVSDLFAMPRVMRQLAVVQFFSWFALFAMWIYGTAAVTSHHYGVTDPTTELYNEGANWVGVLFAAYNGFAALAAIAIPFVANRLGCRWCHVLNLSLGGLSLLSFYLIQGPTLLWIPMVGVGVAWASILSLPYALLSSALPAEKMGVYMGIFNFFIVIPQLIAASVLGLLLRVYFDGESIYGLVIGGVLLIVAGGATLLVDREAEPAADPVPEANPA; this comes from the coding sequence ATGAATTCACGGCAAAAACCCACGTTGAGCTTCTGGCAGATCTGGAACATGAGCTTCGGCTTCCTCGGGATCCAGTTCGGTTTCGCCCTGCAAAACGCCAACGTCAGCCGAATTTTCCAGACCCTGGGGGCCAGCATTGAGGACCTGCCGGTTCTGTGGGTGGCGGCGCCGGTTACCGGCCTGCTGGTGCAGCCGATCATCGGGTTTCTCAGCGACCGCACCTGGGGCCGCTTTGGCCGTCGCCGCCCTTACTTCCTGGGCGGCGCCATCCTCGCCAGCATCGCGCTCTTTTTTATGCCCAACTCGCCGACGCTTTGGATGGCTGCGGGCATGCTCTGGATTATGGATGCCAGCATCAATGTATCGATGGAGCCATTCCGGGCTTTTGTCGGCGACATGCTGCCAGAAAAGCAGCGCACGGTCGGCTTCGCCATGCAGAGCTTCTTTATCGGCGTCGGTGCCGTCGTGGCGTCAGCCATGCCTTGGATCCTGGCCAACTGGCTGGACGTCAGCAACAGCGCCGGCCCGGGTGAAGTACCCGACTCCGTTCGGCTCTCGTTCTACTTCGGCGCAGCCGTCTTTCTGCTGGCCGTTCTCTGGACCGTACTGCGAACGAGGGAGTACAGTCCGGAGGAGCTTGCCGCCTTCGAGCAGGCGGCTCCTCGGTCCCGACCGGCAAGCCGATCGCTGCAGGCGCCGGCGTATTATCTGTCCCGGGCGCTGATCTGGGCGATTGCCGGCGCCGCGCTGCTAACCTGGATTATCGTCAGCGGCCTTGATAAGCAGCTCTACATTCTCGCGGGGTCGGCCCTGGGGTTCGCAGCGGTTCTGCTGCTGACCGCTTCGATGGGTCGACGGGGCAAAACCGATCACGGCGTGTATCAGGTCGTCAGCGATCTTTTTGCCATGCCGCGAGTCATGCGGCAGCTGGCGGTGGTGCAGTTTTTCTCGTGGTTTGCCTTGTTTGCGATGTGGATCTACGGCACTGCCGCGGTCACCAGTCACCACTACGGCGTGACCGACCCGACCACGGAGCTCTACAACGAAGGGGCCAACTGGGTCGGCGTACTGTTCGCCGCCTACAACGGCTTTGCGGCACTCGCGGCCATCGCCATACCCTTTGTCGCCAACCGTCTCGGCTGTCGTTGGTGTCACGTGCTAAACCTATCGTTAGGTGGGCTCAGCCTGCTCAGCTTCTATCTGATTCAGGGTCCGACGTTGCTGTGGATTCCTATGGTTGGCGTTGGCGTGGCCTGGGCCTCCATCCTGTCATTGCCCTATGCCCTACTGTCCAGCGCGCTGCCGGCCGAGAAAATGGGCGTGTACATGGGGATCTTCAATTTTTTCATTGTGATCCCGCAGCTGATTGCGGCCAGCGTTCTGGGGCTTCTGCTGCGGGTGTATTTTGACGGCGAGAGCATCTATGGACTGGTCATTGGCGGCGTGCTGCTGATCGTTGCCGGCGGCGCAACACTGCTGGTCGATCGCGAGGCAGAGCCGGCGGCCGATCCGGTTCCCGAAGCCAACCCTGCTTGA
- the malQ gene encoding 4-alpha-glucanotransferase, whose protein sequence is MSTAVIEVEPAGKAMSPLAGRRSAGVCMHLSSLPGQHGIGGIGSGARKFVDTLQSMGLSVWQFLPTGPTAYGDSPYQSLSTFAGNEMLIGVEELIQLGLVNAGEAEPLRDLPSGFVDYGALIPIKTLLLALAADRFEDRASAELRLKCDEFVSENDQLWLHDYALYRILKNRHQLAPWTQWEAEFLRREPQALRRIELENADEIAAIKVTQFLFDYQWQALREHAARRGVALFGDMPIYIAHDSADAWAHPELLQVDALGRPQQVAGVPPDYFSEDGQLWGNPLYDWDHHARTGYRWWIDRIRQTMKTVDLVRIDHFRGFEAFWSVPAGANSARGGRWVKGPGDEVFNAMRQALGNLPIIAEDLGVITAQVDELRQRQNIPGMKVLQFMVGEADMDRSEIVEDCVCYTGTHDNDTVVGWFNGGPGDIRTPEEIEASRLAVLANTGGRPDSIHEDLINFAYSSPAAIALAPMQDYLGLGSESRMNTPGTASSNWRWRLQPGQLSPELIQSVAARVTATGRR, encoded by the coding sequence TTGTCCACCGCGGTCATTGAAGTGGAACCTGCCGGCAAGGCCATGTCGCCGCTTGCCGGGCGACGCAGTGCCGGCGTTTGTATGCATCTGTCCTCGCTGCCTGGGCAGCACGGTATCGGCGGCATCGGTTCGGGCGCTCGGAAGTTTGTCGATACGCTCCAGTCTATGGGGCTGAGCGTCTGGCAGTTCCTTCCTACGGGGCCGACGGCCTACGGAGATTCTCCTTACCAGTCGCTCTCGACTTTCGCTGGTAACGAAATGTTGATTGGGGTTGAAGAGCTGATCCAGCTTGGGCTGGTCAATGCCGGTGAAGCGGAGCCGCTGCGCGACCTGCCATCGGGCTTTGTAGATTACGGCGCCCTGATACCGATCAAGACGCTGCTGCTGGCGCTAGCCGCCGACCGTTTCGAAGATCGGGCGAGCGCTGAGCTAAGGCTGAAGTGCGATGAATTCGTTTCCGAAAATGACCAGCTTTGGCTTCACGACTACGCCCTTTATCGAATCCTAAAAAATCGCCACCAGCTAGCACCCTGGACGCAATGGGAAGCGGAGTTCCTGCGGCGCGAGCCTCAGGCCCTGCGGAGGATCGAACTGGAAAATGCCGACGAGATTGCGGCCATCAAGGTGACCCAATTTTTGTTCGACTATCAGTGGCAGGCTTTGCGGGAGCACGCAGCTCGCCGGGGCGTCGCGCTTTTCGGTGACATGCCGATCTACATTGCGCACGATAGCGCGGACGCCTGGGCTCATCCCGAGCTTCTCCAGGTTGATGCGCTTGGGCGGCCCCAGCAGGTGGCCGGGGTCCCGCCGGACTACTTCAGCGAGGATGGTCAGCTCTGGGGCAATCCGCTCTATGACTGGGATCATCACGCACGCACCGGCTACCGCTGGTGGATCGATCGTATTCGCCAAACGATGAAAACGGTCGATTTGGTGCGCATCGACCATTTCCGGGGTTTCGAAGCCTTCTGGTCGGTCCCTGCCGGCGCGAACTCGGCCCGCGGTGGCCGCTGGGTCAAAGGTCCCGGCGATGAGGTGTTCAACGCCATGCGTCAGGCTTTGGGTAACCTGCCCATCATCGCTGAAGACCTTGGAGTCATCACAGCCCAGGTGGACGAGCTGCGGCAACGGCAGAACATCCCCGGCATGAAAGTGCTGCAGTTTATGGTGGGTGAGGCCGACATGGACAGGTCCGAAATCGTGGAGGACTGCGTTTGCTATACGGGCACTCACGACAACGACACCGTTGTGGGGTGGTTCAACGGAGGCCCGGGTGACATCCGCACGCCGGAAGAAATCGAGGCATCCCGCTTGGCGGTGTTGGCCAACACCGGCGGTCGGCCTGATTCGATTCACGAAGATCTGATCAACTTTGCCTATTCATCGCCCGCCGCCATCGCGCTGGCGCCCATGCAGGACTACCTGGGGCTTGGGTCGGAGTCGCGGATGAACACGCCGGGCACCGCATCGAGCAACTGGCGCTGGCGACTGCAGCCCGGGCAGCTGTCGCCCGAGCTTATACAGTCGGTGGCTGCCAGAGTGACCGCGACGGGGCGCCGCTGA
- a CDS encoding LacI family DNA-binding transcriptional regulator: MTNRKPTSLDIAYLAGVSQATVSRALRDSKLVSEATRKRVKDVARELNYRTDRNAASLRSQKAQTIALLIFEDPTSDSSHINPFFLRMLGTITRAASRRGYDLLVSFQQMSQDWHTEYERSNRADGIILLGYGDYTRYGHKLQSLADADANFVIWGPVLENQPGHRIGSDNKLGAREATRHLLKLGREKIAFIGDVSDRCPEFRLRYTGYLEALREAGIAADKDAQVDADNREGDGREAVELLRQRGVAFDAIVTASDLMAIGAIQALNANGMQVPDDVAVVGFDDIPAASYISPALTTVHQDTALAGRTLVDNLLAMIDGQSVQSSLIPLELVVRESCGASIAQAQADSGKPKRLRAVDR; this comes from the coding sequence TTGACCAACCGCAAGCCAACTTCGCTGGATATTGCCTACCTGGCCGGCGTATCCCAGGCCACCGTCTCTCGCGCCCTCCGGGATAGCAAGCTGGTGAGCGAGGCCACGCGAAAGCGGGTCAAAGACGTTGCGCGCGAGCTGAACTACCGCACCGATCGGAACGCTGCGAGCCTGAGGTCGCAAAAGGCTCAGACCATCGCGCTCCTAATTTTCGAGGACCCCACGTCGGATTCCTCACACATCAACCCGTTTTTCCTGCGTATGCTCGGCACCATCACCCGAGCGGCATCGCGGCGCGGTTATGACCTGCTGGTGTCCTTCCAGCAGATGAGTCAGGACTGGCACACCGAATACGAACGCTCGAACCGCGCCGACGGGATTATCCTGCTCGGCTATGGCGACTACACGCGGTACGGCCACAAGCTTCAGTCGCTGGCGGACGCAGACGCTAATTTTGTGATTTGGGGTCCGGTGCTGGAAAACCAGCCCGGGCACCGGATCGGTTCGGACAACAAGCTGGGGGCCAGGGAGGCCACTCGCCACCTTCTCAAGCTGGGTCGAGAGAAGATTGCTTTTATCGGCGACGTTTCTGATCGCTGTCCCGAATTTAGGCTTCGGTATACCGGCTACCTGGAGGCGTTGCGAGAAGCCGGAATCGCGGCAGATAAGGATGCCCAGGTCGATGCAGACAATCGGGAGGGTGACGGTCGCGAGGCGGTTGAGCTGCTGCGCCAGCGCGGCGTAGCGTTCGACGCCATCGTCACGGCGAGCGACCTGATGGCCATCGGCGCTATCCAGGCCCTCAATGCGAACGGCATGCAGGTCCCCGACGACGTCGCTGTCGTCGGGTTCGACGACATCCCCGCGGCTTCCTACATCAGTCCCGCGCTCACCACAGTCCATCAGGACACGGCGTTGGCGGGGCGCACGCTCGTCGACAACCTGCTGGCGATGATCGACGGACAGTCGGTTCAATCATCGTTGATCCCCCTTGAACTGGTGGTGCGCGAATCTTGCGGCGCATCGATTGCCCAAGCCCAGGCGGATTCCGGCAAACCGAAAAGGCTTCGCGCTGTCGATCGGTGA
- a CDS encoding aldo/keto reductase yields the protein MQKHPIPLTDLHVSPLALGTMQLGGAWDQDPLTDSAVETTAAIIESALGLGINHLDLADIYTFGKSDQAIGRVLAAQPGLRQQLVIQQKCGIVLPQEPGNIQHYNLSAGHIVAVVEQTLTTLGTDYLDILALHRPDPLAVLEEVAAAFDQLHRTGKVRWFGVSNHSAGQLALLKRWVDQPIVLNQLELSLLRHQLISDGLMINTSSSQNSQGLLDYCRLHDIFIQAWSPLAQGRLFDASSPLGRAIAAMADELGAPAEAVALAWILRHPAKIQPIVGTGDPERLASCAKAVATALSRQQWYRLLEASRGQPAP from the coding sequence ATGCAGAAACATCCAATTCCGCTGACCGATCTACACGTTTCACCGCTGGCGTTGGGAACCATGCAGCTCGGCGGCGCCTGGGATCAGGACCCTCTGACCGACTCGGCCGTGGAGACAACCGCCGCCATCATCGAATCCGCGCTCGGCCTCGGCATCAACCACTTGGACCTGGCCGATATCTATACCTTTGGTAAATCTGACCAGGCGATCGGCCGGGTGTTGGCGGCACAGCCTGGGCTGCGACAGCAGCTGGTGATTCAGCAGAAGTGCGGCATTGTGCTGCCGCAGGAACCCGGCAATATCCAGCACTACAACTTGAGTGCTGGCCACATCGTGGCCGTGGTGGAACAGACTTTGACCACCCTCGGCACCGACTATTTGGACATACTCGCCCTCCACCGCCCAGACCCGCTTGCGGTGCTGGAGGAGGTGGCTGCCGCCTTTGATCAGCTGCACAGGACGGGTAAGGTCCGCTGGTTTGGCGTGAGCAATCACAGCGCGGGGCAGCTGGCGCTGCTAAAAAGGTGGGTCGACCAACCGATCGTCCTGAACCAGCTCGAGCTCAGCCTGCTTCGGCACCAGCTGATCTCCGACGGCCTCATGATCAACACCTCCAGCTCGCAGAACTCGCAGGGCCTCCTCGACTACTGCCGCCTGCACGATATTTTTATTCAGGCATGGTCACCGCTGGCCCAGGGTCGTCTGTTCGATGCATCGTCGCCGCTGGGCCGTGCCATCGCCGCGATGGCGGACGAGCTGGGGGCACCGGCAGAAGCCGTCGCGCTCGCCTGGATCCTCCGTCATCCAGCCAAGATTCAGCCGATTGTCGGCACCGGAGACCCCGAGCGTTTGGCGTCATGCGCCAAAGCCGTTGCGACGGCGCTCAGTCGACAGCAGTGGTACCGCCTGCTGGAGGCAAGCCGCGGTCAGCCAGCACCCTGA
- a CDS encoding serine hydrolase, whose translation MKRFLISVLLLLLSGSCLADGHGRSDVDAVFGGLRPVNSFEGDPTWSLQERMEHYGVPGVGIAVIKDREVIWHEVVGLADRVTGAPVTSDTLFQAGSISKPVSAYGAMMMVESGDLKLDESVNKRLKSWKIPASEWSDENPVTLTHLTSHTGGLTVHGFPGYAPGVAVPTLVQVLDGVPPANTPAIFVNRAPGEGWRYSGGGYTVMQQLMIDVGGKAFPALMEELVLGPLNMRSSTFEQPLPPGKLKNAGAGVLPNGSDVPGKRHTYPEMAAAGLWTTAYDLALFAADVQQALNGDSEVLSKAMAEAMVEPVDPTFGRGFSLESIDGHAYFEHGGWDEGFCAQLTASRDAGVGVAVMINSNHPQFLDEVVKSVAMAYDWPGYRDLKRQPMPSSALSAYPGRYRYNDEQSISVTADAGRLFMQYVGEAPQELIHIGDNTFARRERGARITFSEREGSPIFEFMIDDENRQRHVRLAEDEFLPRDVLVRDDEERALQRYRALIEADGSSPWEAILNDTGLEMAGNGFSDLGLKLLRINAELFPESANTWDSIGYVLLQQGHRQQGELYYRKALEIDPQFSSALQALAELEAAN comes from the coding sequence GTGAAGCGTTTCCTGATCAGTGTTTTGCTGCTTCTGCTCAGCGGTTCGTGCCTGGCGGATGGCCATGGTCGTTCCGACGTTGATGCGGTCTTTGGGGGCTTGCGCCCGGTCAATTCCTTCGAGGGTGATCCGACCTGGTCGCTTCAAGAGCGCATGGAACACTATGGCGTACCCGGTGTCGGCATTGCCGTCATCAAGGATCGAGAGGTCATCTGGCATGAGGTTGTGGGCCTGGCAGACCGTGTAACCGGGGCCCCAGTGACGTCCGATACCCTGTTCCAAGCCGGCTCAATCAGCAAACCCGTTAGCGCTTACGGCGCGATGATGATGGTTGAGAGCGGCGATCTCAAACTGGATGAGTCGGTCAACAAACGACTGAAATCCTGGAAGATTCCCGCCAGCGAGTGGAGCGACGAGAATCCCGTCACGCTCACGCATCTGACCAGCCATACCGGAGGGCTGACGGTTCACGGCTTCCCGGGTTACGCACCCGGCGTTGCGGTGCCGACGCTCGTACAGGTGTTGGACGGCGTGCCGCCAGCCAACACGCCGGCGATTTTTGTGAATCGGGCGCCGGGGGAGGGCTGGCGCTATTCCGGCGGCGGCTACACGGTGATGCAGCAGCTGATGATCGATGTCGGTGGCAAGGCGTTTCCGGCGCTGATGGAGGAGCTCGTGCTCGGCCCGCTCAACATGCGCAGCAGCACGTTCGAGCAGCCGCTGCCGCCCGGCAAGCTCAAAAATGCCGGAGCGGGTGTCCTGCCCAACGGATCGGACGTCCCCGGAAAGCGCCACACTTATCCCGAGATGGCCGCGGCGGGTCTTTGGACCACCGCCTACGATCTCGCTCTGTTTGCCGCCGATGTTCAGCAGGCGCTCAACGGAGACAGCGAGGTTTTGTCCAAGGCCATGGCCGAGGCAATGGTGGAGCCCGTCGATCCAACGTTCGGCCGAGGGTTTTCCCTGGAAAGCATAGACGGTCACGCTTACTTTGAGCACGGCGGCTGGGACGAAGGGTTTTGTGCGCAGCTGACCGCCAGCCGGGACGCGGGGGTGGGTGTTGCGGTGATGATCAATTCGAACCATCCCCAGTTTCTCGACGAGGTTGTGAAGTCTGTGGCCATGGCCTATGACTGGCCCGGCTATCGAGACCTGAAACGACAGCCGATGCCGTCATCTGCCCTCTCGGCCTATCCTGGCCGCTACCGCTACAACGACGAACAATCCATCTCGGTAACCGCGGACGCTGGCCGGCTGTTTATGCAGTACGTCGGTGAGGCACCGCAAGAACTGATTCATATCGGCGACAACACCTTTGCTCGCCGCGAGCGCGGTGCGCGAATCACTTTTTCGGAGCGTGAGGGCTCGCCGATCTTTGAGTTCATGATCGACGACGAAAACCGCCAGCGTCACGTACGCCTTGCGGAAGACGAATTTCTGCCCAGAGACGTCCTGGTACGAGACGATGAGGAACGGGCTCTGCAGCGCTATCGCGCCCTGATTGAGGCGGACGGATCTTCACCCTGGGAGGCGATCCTGAATGACACGGGCCTTGAGATGGCAGGCAACGGCTTCTCCGATCTCGGGCTCAAACTGCTGAGGATCAACGCTGAGCTGTTTCCCGAGTCGGCAAACACCTGGGACAGCATCGGTTATGTTCTGCTCCAGCAAGGGCATCGCCAGCAAGGAGAGCTCTATTACCGCAAGGCGCTTGAAATCGACCCGCAGTTTTCCTCCGCGCTTCAGGCTCTAGCAGAACTTGAGGCGGCCAACTGA
- a CDS encoding diguanylate cyclase, with protein MPKRPAISHASESIRDHRVWNAQIERGFRWLRFEAPLEHHYRQYHLRSVRRRVLICVISMIVFSVWMTANNNAAEPETVDTALTLMDQLSKYVQRPISALLLITLFVKPLFFRYWLQVAPLVLASSGVFGGYSVAESVTQGNLHAFVTMLTGFLGLYMLVGFLFWNVAAVGAIITLSYGFSLSYHGAPPELIRFETSVLMVVSVVALVFAYTLEHSQRLSFLQRRIMQVLSSVDSLTGLKNRRVFDEELESLWKQGHRDSNPLGLLLVDVDHFKAFNDRYGHQAGDRCLARIGEVLGDSVRRPLDIAARVGGEEFALLFYAATPEHVVAAGKQIEEEIRALEIPHADSSTAPVVTVSIGAGLIQPRPNRSPESLVKQVDLALYQAKSQGRGRLTWFESDHQLGDEVVAAVRSS; from the coding sequence TTGCCAAAAAGACCTGCTATCAGTCATGCCTCGGAATCGATACGCGATCATCGTGTTTGGAACGCGCAGATCGAGCGCGGGTTCCGGTGGCTGCGCTTCGAAGCTCCGCTCGAGCACCACTACAGGCAGTATCATCTGAGGTCAGTTCGCCGGCGGGTGCTGATCTGCGTGATCAGCATGATTGTCTTCAGCGTCTGGATGACCGCCAACAACAATGCCGCTGAGCCGGAGACCGTCGACACGGCGCTGACCCTGATGGATCAGTTGTCAAAGTACGTTCAACGACCGATCTCCGCGCTGCTGCTGATCACCCTTTTTGTTAAACCCCTTTTTTTTCGATACTGGCTCCAGGTCGCGCCGCTGGTGCTGGCCTCCAGCGGTGTCTTCGGCGGCTATTCGGTCGCCGAATCCGTTACTCAGGGTAACTTGCACGCTTTTGTGACGATGCTGACCGGCTTTCTCGGCCTGTACATGCTTGTCGGGTTTCTGTTCTGGAACGTAGCCGCAGTCGGGGCCATCATCACCCTAAGCTATGGCTTCAGCCTTTCCTATCACGGCGCGCCGCCTGAGCTGATTCGTTTTGAAACGTCGGTCCTGATGGTGGTGAGCGTCGTGGCGCTCGTGTTCGCCTACACCCTTGAGCACAGCCAACGACTCAGCTTTCTGCAGCGGCGCATCATGCAGGTTCTCAGCAGCGTGGACTCGCTCACCGGGCTCAAGAACCGCCGGGTCTTCGACGAAGAGCTGGAATCACTCTGGAAACAAGGACATCGCGACAGCAACCCGCTCGGTTTGCTGCTGGTCGACGTCGACCACTTTAAGGCCTTTAACGATCGCTACGGGCACCAGGCTGGCGACCGCTGCCTGGCTCGCATCGGCGAGGTGTTGGGCGACTCGGTCCGCCGCCCCCTCGACATCGCGGCTCGCGTCGGCGGCGAGGAGTTTGCGCTCTTGTTCTATGCCGCAACGCCCGAGCACGTAGTGGCCGCGGGTAAACAGATCGAGGAAGAGATCCGAGCACTGGAAATCCCCCACGCCGATTCCAGCACCGCCCCCGTTGTGACGGTCAGCATCGGCGCTGGACTCATACAGCCCCGACCGAATCGGTCGCCAGAGAGTCTGGTAAAGCAGGTTGACCTTGCGCTGTATCAGGCGAAGTCTCAGGGTCGCGGTCGGTTGACCTGGTTCGAATCAGATCACCAGCTTGGCGACGAGGTTGTCGCCGCGGTTCGCAGCAGCTGA